A window of Rhododendron vialii isolate Sample 1 chromosome 13a, ASM3025357v1 contains these coding sequences:
- the LOC131313300 gene encoding uncharacterized protein LOC131313300, producing MSTQGLGFAAVRAETASLSSLSRRTTGPPSTTTPTLPHHHRRITTTISSLLSPPSHTLSTHRITTDKQPQTRPYHHRRATLNQTLPPPTHPTISSLSQASPHAHQKSSHASHETHDIECSNGGNRTV from the exons atgtcgACGCAAGGGTTAGGGTTTGCTGCTGTTCGAGCTGAGAcagcttctctctcttctctatctcGACGCACCACCGGTCCACCATCGACGACCACCCCAACACtgccccaccaccaccgacgcATTACCACCAcgatctcctctcttctctctcctccatctcacACACTGTCCACTCATCGCATCACCACAGACAAGCAACCCCAAACCCGTCCCTACCACCACCGACGGGCAACCCTAAACCAGACCCTACCACCACCGACGCACCCCaccatctcttctctctcacag GCTTCTCCACACGCACATCAAAAATCATCGCACGCAAGTCATGAGACTCATGATATTGAATGTTCTAATGGAG GTAATAGGACAGTCTAG